Proteins encoded in a region of the Zea mays cultivar B73 chromosome 4, Zm-B73-REFERENCE-NAM-5.0, whole genome shotgun sequence genome:
- the LOC100282476 gene encoding NAD(P)H-quinone oxidoreductase subunit T, chloroplastic → MLPAQTLTHTFPMAASTASRIFTPFLHRHQRRTKAVVVAAASPPDAEPTPATADGAGPGKKKTVDTRIHWSNPDEGWVGGKAKKEGDGRGSSKNEPLGGRFADLINNAAESHYQFLGIAPEADIEEIKTAYRRLSKEYHPDTTTLPLKVASQKFIRLREVYNVLSKEETRRFYDWTLAQEAESRRLQQLRSRLEDPYEQDIINYKPVPDMVDRLGGKNMKLSDQAMTALTIDIVIIIISICCIIYAVFFKEQY, encoded by the exons ATGCTGCCTGCGCAGACGCTAACACACACGTTTCCCATGGCAGCGTCCACGGCCTCGCGCATCTTCACGCCCTTCCTCCACCGGCACCAGCGGCGCACGAAGGCAGTCGTGGTCGCAGCCGCGAGCCCGCCCGACGCCGAACCGACTCCTGCGACGGCGGACGGTGCAGGGCCGGGGAAGAAGAAGACGGTGGACACCAGGATACACTGGTCCAACCCCGACGAAGGGTGGGTAGGAGGCAAGGCCAAGAAGGAAGGCGACGGCCGCGGCAGCAGCAAGAACGAGCCGTTGGGAGGGAGGTTCGCGGACCTCATCAACAACGCGGCCGAGTCTCACTACCA GTTCCTTGGCATAGCGCCAGAGGCGGACATCGAGGAGATCAAGACGGCGTACCGGCGGCTGTCCAAGGAGTACCACCCGGACACGACGACGCTGCCGCTCAAGGTGGCGTCGCAGAAGTTCATCCGCCTGCGAGAGGTGTACAACGTGCTGAGCAAGGAGGAGACACGGCGGTTCTACGACTGGACACTGGCGCAGGAGGCCGAGAGCCGCCGCCTGCAGCAGCTCAGGTCCAGGCTCGAGGACCCATACGAGCAGGACATCATCAACTACAAACCCGTGCCAGACATGGTTGACCGCCTCGGCGGCAAGAACATGAAGCTTAGCGATCAGGCCATGACTGCGCTCACCATCGATATCGTTATCATCATCATCTCCATCTGCTGCATCATCTATGCTGTTTTCTTCAAGGAGCAGTACTGA